ACTAAGACCAACATATCCTGCCCATCAACAGGTGCCGCAACCTCAGTGACATGGGATGGCAAAAACAGCAATGGTTTTCGCGTCCTCGCAGGTACTTACACATATAAGATACAGGCATACGATAAGGCAATGAATTATTCAATAATCAATAGTGGTACTGCAACGGCTAACTGAGGTACCCCTTTTCATGCAGGTATTCTTTCAGTGCATCTTTCCATGGCTTCATGTCATCAAGTGCAAGTTTTTTAAGGTTTCTGTTTTCAAGGACTGAATTTGCGGGCCGCCTTGCCTTTGCATTAAATTCAATAGCTGTTGTAGGGGATAGATTGGCACTAACACCGCTAAGTTCAAATATGGTTCTTGCAAATTCATACCATGAACAGCCGCCGTTATTTGTTATGTGATAGAGGCCGTACGCTTCAGTCCTGATAAGCTGGGATACTTTTAATGCGAGTTCTTTAGCGTGAGTAGGAGTGACTATTTGGTCGGCAACAACTTTAATGGGTTTGTTTTCTCGGGCTAATTTAAGCATCAGTTCAATGAAATTGCCGCCTTTACCGCTTATGCCTTTTGCACCATATAGTCCGCATGTCCTTATAACATAATGACGTTTACAGATGTTTCTTACAAAAAATTCACCGGCAAGTTTTGATACTGCATAGACACTCAGAGGATTGGGGGAGTCGTCCTCTGTATAGGGAACATTTTTTTCTCCACCGAATACATAGTCAGTGCTGAAATGTGCAAATGCGATGTCAAGTTCACTGCAAATCATCGCAATGTTTCTGACGGCATAAGCATTAACTGAAAAGCTCTTTTCTATATTATCTTCACAGTCATCAACCTTGTGGTAAGCGGCAGTGTTGATGATAATATCAGGCATGTTGGAGGATATGATGTCATTGACCTGCCGGTAATCCGTCATCTCAATATCCCTGTGTGTAAGCGGGATGATGGTATCGTCCTGAAGGATATTTAGAAGCTCACTGCCAAGTTGTCCGCCTGCGCCGATTATTAATATTTTCATCTTAGATTAACCCCATCCCCACCCTGACCCTCCCCTTGAAGGGGAGGGAATAAACTAAGCAGCCTCTCCCTCAGGGAGAGGGTCCGGGTGAGGGTGGGGTTTTCATTGTCCTTTCTGAATCCACGGCTCATGACGGTTCATCCT
This sequence is a window from Nitrospirota bacterium. Protein-coding genes within it:
- the rfbD gene encoding dTDP-4-dehydrorhamnose reductase; the protein is MKILIIGAGGQLGSELLNILQDDTIIPLTHRDIEMTDYRQVNDIISSNMPDIIINTAAYHKVDDCEDNIEKSFSVNAYAVRNIAMICSELDIAFAHFSTDYVFGGEKNVPYTEDDSPNPLSVYAVSKLAGEFFVRNICKRHYVIRTCGLYGAKGISGKGGNFIELMLKLARENKPIKVVADQIVTPTHAKELALKVSQLIRTEAYGLYHITNNGGCSWYEFARTIFELSGVSANLSPTTAIEFNAKARRPANSVLENRNLKKLALDDMKPWKDALKEYLHEKGYLS